In Sphingomonas sp. JUb134, the sequence GCAAGCGGCGCGCCTGACCCCACGCTCGCGCTCGGTGAGCGTCGAGAAGGGCGGCACCATCTCGAGGCAGAAGCCGGTGGGCGTGATCGACACCGAGGGACCGGCTCGCTCCGGCACCAGCCACAGGCCGCTCGCGTCGCGGTACAGCGCGAAGTTACGCTCGACCCAGACGGCACACGGCAGCGAGCCGAGCGCGAAGTCGGCAGCGATCACACCTCGCCCAGCGTCGCCGAGGCGCAGCAGCACGACGTCAAGACGGTGCTCGCCGGCGATCGCCTCCAGGCTGCCGGCGAACATCGGCGGGGCGGCGGTGGTCACCGCGATGAGCGCGTCGCGCTCGGGCACGTGCAGGGCGGGCGTCGGCAGGCCGCGCACCGGCACATAATCGTAGGTGTCGCTGGCGCCGAGCGCCTCCAGCAGCAGGCCGGTCGCGGTGCTCGAAGGGCTGCAGCCCAGCGGGGTAGTCATATCCATGATGTTCAGGGACTTTCGCTTGCGTGGCCGCCCGTCATCGCGGCGAGCGGCAAGCCCCTTCAGATTTTACTTCACCATCGGGGCTCGATTGAGCCCGCACCTTCGGACCTTCACCTCATCGGTGCCCAAGGCAGCGCCGCCTTCCGGAACCGTCGAAGCCGGTGGAGGACCTGACGCGGCCACGCGGCACAAACCGTGTCAAATCGCTGATCGATGCGACCGGCGGGGTAGGGGGCCTCGACCCCGATCCCCTCGCGCGCACGCGCGCGTGAGAGCAAGGTAAAAGTGGGTCCCCCAGTTTTACGGTATTGCGCCCAACTTTTTAAGCATGTCAAAAACGCCGGTTTGACATGTCGCAGAAAGCGATTTCCTCATCATAGAACATGAATTTGACATGCCGTTGACGTGTTAGCACGCCGCCAAGAGATGCGTGTCAGATACGGAGATCACATGGGGGTGGTTGACGTTTTCACTGACTTGGTTCCTCATCATAGTGCGCAACGGTAGGGCGCTATGGAGAACGATCGTGTCGCTAGAAGACGAAGCAGTCAGTGATCCGTCTGGATTGCCGGACGGCGAGGCCGGCGGTCAAGACGAGATCAATGAGCGGATCGCCGTTGTTTTCGCAACAGGCGGTAGCAGTGCTCTCGTATTCAATCTGAACATCCTGTCGGTGCTACGCACTGAGGAGGATCGCTCAGCGTACCTCAATGCAGTTGCGATGGCCATGACGCCTGATCGGATCGACCCGAAGTTGTGGGAGCGGTGGCTGGGCGGGGGGCCAGGGCCTTACGAACGGTCAGCGCCTAAGCGACCGACGACCCACGGACAATCCATATCGCGTGACCTGCAGCGGCAGTCTCAAACGGTTACCCGTGCGGACTACGACGTCACGAAGGCCAAGGAGTCCCTCCAGCGGGCGCAAGAGCGGGTCGACTTGGCTGAAGCTGCGTTGGTCAAGGCAAAGGCGGACGATCAAGCCACTCTACAATCAGCGGTGTACAAGGCGCTACGCTCAGAGATGGAGCCCATGTTCGCCATGGGTCCGGCGTGGGCAATCATGCGCGCGCTGAGCGGCGCTGTGCCGTCGGATGAAATGGCAGACGAACTACGCTTCGAGCGCAATGAGCAGAAAAGATCGGAGTTAGAAGCTCGTGTTCGTAAGGAGCGTCGAGCAGAAACCGCGCAGATCATGTCGGTGCTGTACGCGTGGGTCGGCGACTACGCGTTCGAGCGCTCTCTGCGAGATGCTATCCTCGACGTCGTTAAAAATTACGAGAAGCTCGCCGCACCGCGAAGCAGCCAGGACATGCAGAGCTTCAAGCGTGCGGGGGTCGTTCCCGGTGAGGCAGCGTGGGACCGAGGCGAAGTGCTCGATGGCTTCTCTTGAGCGTCACACCTGATCGATGTTTGCGACGCTGTCTGGAAAAGTCAGGGGCCGATAAGTTCCGCTACAGCGAAGTGTGGCGGCGGCGAGTACGAAGTAGGGGAGTAAGTTCCCCTTTTGAGGGGGTTACGGCCTGTCCGCTTTCGGGCGCTGAGATGGATTAAACGGCCCTTCGTTCATCCGTCGCCGGAGGGCGGCAAAGCGCCTCGATCGCCCATGGCCGGTTCTGGAGGATCAAAGCGGCCTTAGAGCATCGCCTCGCCCCTAAGATAATCTCGGATCGCGAGATCAACTCCAAAGGTCGGTAGCATCCGTAGTCTCGACGCGGAGCGGCACCCGAACGTTGCGCGATTCTCGTCTGGCAGGTCCGAGCAAGCTGGACTGAGCCGATGAACCATTGTGCCGCGGTTCATCGGCTCGGTGCGTCAATCAGGCCTCAACCTTCCTCGTACGGTTGGTCATTCGCTTGGTGTACGCCTTTTCCTCTTCCAAGTCCGGGAACGTCAGCCCGTCAAGCCCGTCGACGATCGGTCTTAGCTGATCGATGGTCCGGAGATCCTCCAGCAGTTGCGCACGGCTGTAGGTGTCCGGATCGATGATGGCGCCGTCGAAACGCCTTAGGGTCATGGGCGCACCCTGAAAGTGGTAGGTGGTGAGTTCCTGCAGCTTAGCGTGGCGAGTTGAGTATCGGTCGAGCGGCCGATCAAAGTCTTCGCAGCGGCCCGGAAGTGCACGATGCGTGATGTTCGTGCAGTTCACCGTCGGGATAAGCCAGCAATAGACCAGGCGCTTGCGGGCCTGCTCGACATCACCGTCCTCGATCGCCATCAGCACGAGCGACTTGACTTGGGCGACCGGGAAGCCGTGCTCGACGTCCTTCAGTTCGATCGGCTGACCTGCACGTTCCTCGGTGAAGAACTGCGGGCACTTCTTTCTCGTCCACGGAAGCAGGTACTGATCGCGCATGAGGTCCCCGACCGCCTCGCGCCGTCGCCGCTGGGCGACGCGTGCGAATGTCGGCACCTTCTGAACGAGCAGATCGAGGAAGCGGATGTCGGCGTCGAGCTTGGCAGGCAGATAGAGGCCGGCCCAGTCTGCTACCTTCACTCCATGCCACCCGCGTTCCAGCTGTTCGGACCAGACAGCTCGGACGTCTACCGGCGTGTTGTCGGTATCGGCCCGTTCGGGACCGTCGTTGCTGTACTGCGGTGCGTCTTCATCATCGAACATCGTCTGCAGGTCTCCAGTTCTACTTCATGACTGTGGTCCGCAAGCGGCTAATGTTTCATTATCGGTATGATCACAGCCATCTCTTCTCGCCCGACTTCATCACCTCCCACCCGGTGGCGAGAAGCGCGATGTCCGCTGCGGCGAACACCGTCGCTGTCCTCGTCCAGCCGTACGACAGCAGGATCACTGGCCAGCCGATCGCCAGCATATTCATCATGATGCCGATTAGACGGGTGGCGGGGTGCCACCACCTGGCGGGCCGCTGATACTGCTCGTGCACAATCACGGCGCCATCGCCGCTGCCTGACCAGACCTCGCGCACCACTAGCCGGGCATTCAGCGGCAGATCGGTGCGAATATCTTCAAGGCGCGGGCGCTGACTGTAGCCCGGGTCGCATCCCGTCATCAGGCGGCACGACGTTCGTCGATGGCGGCGGCCGACCGGTCCCGCTGCTCGTTGGCGAACTGCTTGGCCCAGCACAGGCCATCCACCAGCTCCATCTGTTCGATAGTGGAGCAGGGAATCTCGAGCAGGCGCGGGCTGGCGTAGATCACCGCCAGGCACTTGGCCCGACTGATCGCGACATTCAGCCGGTTGCGGCTATACAGGAATTCAATGTTCCTCGGCAGGTCGTCGCCCGAGGAGGTCGCCATCGAGACGAGCACGACCGGCGCCTCCTGGCCCTGGAACTTGTCCACGGTCCCGACCCGCGCGGCATCGGGGAGCACGCGCTTCAGCAGCTCGACCTGCATGTTGTACGGCGACACCACGAGGATATCGTCGGTACCGATTACGTGTTGATCGCCATGCCGATCGGTCCATCGTCCGCCCAGGACGGCCCGGTAGGTGAGGGCGAGCCGGTCGGCCTCCTGCTGCGACCGCTGCGTGCATCCGGCATGCTCAACGTCCACGAAGCGCAGGCCAGCGGGCGCGAGCGCATCCGGATCCCGCGTGCAGTCGACTTCCAGGCGCTGGCTGGCGGTGGTCGCTTCCGCTTCCAGCCGCCCCTCGTACACCGCATCGGAGATGAAGCGGCACAGGTCCGGGTGCATGCGCCGGGTGACGGGCAGGAACACGCCCTGCTCGGCGGGAACGGTAGCATGGCCTTCGAGAAGGTAGTCGAGCGCGGACATGCCGCTGCTGCCCGGGTGCGTGCCCTTGATCGGCTGGGAAAGCTGCATCTGGTCGCCCACAAGCACGACGTTGCGTCCGGCGACGCCCATGGCGACGATGTTGGCAAGGCTGACCTGGCCGGCCTCGTCAATGAAGAGGTAGTCGAAGGCCTCGTCCATCTCCTCGCGTGCGAACAGCCATGCCGTGCCCGCTACGAGCTGATGGTGGGACTGAACCCCGCTGCCGTTCCCGCCGATCACGTCCTCGATCCAGCCGCGCGTGCCGAGCGCCTGATCCTCGCGGCTCGACTTCTTCATGCCCCGGCAGCTCAGCCCCTGCGCCGTGGCCATCGCCTCGACGTCGGCGAGCAGGTTGTTGATGGCCTTGTGCGAATTGGACGCGATGCCGATCCGCTTGCCGGCGGCGAGCAGGGCCACGATCGCCTGGGACGACGTATAGGTCTTGCCTGCGCCCGGTGGGCCCTGGATCAGGAGGTAGCTGTCGTCGAGCGCAAGCAGGGCTTCGATGGCGCCGGCGGTTGCGTCGGTACCATCGGCCACGATCGCCTGGCCCGGCGTGCGGCCGGAGAGGCTGGGGCGGTCACGGCGGAGAACGGAGGTGATCGCACCGTACCGATCTCCGCCTGCGGCGACATGCTCGGCATAGCGGTGGATGGCGGCGCGCAGGACGGCGTCACCGATCGGGCCGGTAGGGATGAGCGCCGCCCCGGGGTCCAGCGGCGAGCGGCTGGGGCCGAGCTTCAACTCTATGACGCGCGCCTCCTCGTCCAGCGAGACGATGTCACCGGCCGGTTCGAGCGTTCCGGAGCGGAGGGGAGAGTCCCCGACCTTCAGCTTGAAATCCTGCGCCGAGAAGGTGAAGGTATGGACGGTCGAGCGCTTCTCCTTTCGGGGCGCGATCGTCGGGTGAGGCATGAGCTCGGCGAGACTCTCGGCGTCGTTCAGCAGCGCCTCGCGGTCCATGTCCTGACGCGCGAACATCGCCCACCAGGACGGCTTCGCCTCGCGGCGGTGGAACTCGAGCAGGTCGACCAGCAGCCGGCGCCATGGCACATCTTCGGCTTCGATCAGCGCCTCGGCCATGCGGCGTGTCCGCTCCTCCGCTTCGGTCCGCGCCGCCGTCTTGGCCGGATCCGGAGCCGCGACCTCGCGGCCTTCGAACCAGGGGGTACCGGCGGGCCGGAGCGACAGCAGCCAGTCGCGGCACATGCGGGTCGAGCGGCAGTCGATCTCGTTGTAGTCGGCGATCTCGCGCAGCAGCTGCTCGTCGCCGAGGCGGCGCCAGCGCTCGTAAATGATGATGCTGTCGCCGGCGTTCTTGACCTCGCCCTGGCGGCCGCCCGGCAGGTAAAAGGCTTCCATGTTCTTGATCGAGTAGCGCGGCTCCGACGTCCGGATGGACTCGGCGACGACGCGATAGAGATCGACGAACTTCTCGCCGCGCAGAAGGTCGTCGACCTCCGCCTCGCGCGTGCCGTGATACATCGCGAGCTTCTTGAGCGCGGTTTGCTCGTACGCCGCATAGTGGTAGATGTGCGCCGCAGGAAATCGGGCGAGCCGGTCGACCATGAAGTCGACGGTCTGTTCGAACGCGAGCTTCTCGCTCTCGCGATCATGTGCCCAGAAGTCGTGGAATCGGTCCTCGCCGTCACCGTCG encodes:
- a CDS encoding TM0106 family RecB-like putative nuclease, producing the protein MRNYGGRTIFSASDLVNFMGCGHATVLDVRNLASPTTFAAEDENAVLLQEKGILHERAYLRRLQDEGRSVVEIASTGTLEARAEATRRAMQEGHDVVYQGAFLVGRWHGYSDFLLRRDDVHSSLGAYAYDVADTKLARSAKAKHVLQLCVYAEMLAEVQGVIPPQMHVVLGSGEITSLRTSSVLHYFGFARRRFEAYVDAPPATSAGDPCGHCTFCRWSDRCEAEWEAADHLSIVAGMGRGQIAALRGAGIDDIETLGLLPAGTRIDGMQPDTVVRLSNQARLQAHQRRTGERKVETLPVQPGRGFARLPRPDHGDMFFDMEGDPLFDGGLEYLFGLVAFDGDGEDRFHDFWAHDRESEKLAFEQTVDFMVDRLARFPAAHIYHYAAYEQTALKKLAMYHGTREAEVDDLLRGEKFVDLYRVVAESIRTSEPRYSIKNMEAFYLPGGRQGEVKNAGDSIIIYERWRRLGDEQLLREIADYNEIDCRSTRMCRDWLLSLRPAGTPWFEGREVAAPDPAKTAARTEAEERTRRMAEALIEAEDVPWRRLLVDLLEFHRREAKPSWWAMFARQDMDREALLNDAESLAELMPHPTIAPRKEKRSTVHTFTFSAQDFKLKVGDSPLRSGTLEPAGDIVSLDEEARVIELKLGPSRSPLDPGAALIPTGPIGDAVLRAAIHRYAEHVAAGGDRYGAITSVLRRDRPSLSGRTPGQAIVADGTDATAGAIEALLALDDSYLLIQGPPGAGKTYTSSQAIVALLAAGKRIGIASNSHKAINNLLADVEAMATAQGLSCRGMKKSSREDQALGTRGWIEDVIGGNGSGVQSHHQLVAGTAWLFAREEMDEAFDYLFIDEAGQVSLANIVAMGVAGRNVVLVGDQMQLSQPIKGTHPGSSGMSALDYLLEGHATVPAEQGVFLPVTRRMHPDLCRFISDAVYEGRLEAEATTASQRLEVDCTRDPDALAPAGLRFVDVEHAGCTQRSQQEADRLALTYRAVLGGRWTDRHGDQHVIGTDDILVVSPYNMQVELLKRVLPDAARVGTVDKFQGQEAPVVLVSMATSSGDDLPRNIEFLYSRNRLNVAISRAKCLAVIYASPRLLEIPCSTIEQMELVDGLCWAKQFANEQRDRSAAAIDERRAA